Part of the Geobacter pickeringii genome, GGCTTTTGTCCACCGTATATTCCACCAGATCGGTGGTAATGCCGCAGTAATTGAGGAGGGTGTTCCCCTTGGCCGGCGCGCCGTAGGCGGCGATGCGTTTGCCCGACTCCTTCAGCTCTGTCAGGAGTTTCATGAGGTCATGCTTGATCGCGGCGGTACGCAGGGCAAATTCCCGGTAGGTTTCCTTGCTGCCGAGCCCCTTGGCCTGTTCCGCGGCAACCAGTTCGGCCACGTTCGCGCTGACGGGATGGGCACCCCGATGACCGATGAAATAGATGATGGAACCGCCATGGATCGCGACCCGCTCCACGTCGAACAGCTCCATGCCGTAGAGATTGAAGAGATAGGACATCGCCCGTACCGACAGGTAGGAGTAGTGCTCATGATACACGGTGTCGAATTCGTTATTTTCCACAAAATCGATGAGGTACGGTGCCTCGATGGCGACCGCCCCTTTTTCCGCCAGCAGGGTCTTCAGCCCCTTGACAAAGCCATGGATCTCCGGGACATGGGCAAACACGTGGCGCCCCAGGATGACATCGGCCGCCCCATACCTCTCCCTGACGGCCTGTGCCGTCGCTTCGTTGAAAAATTCGTTAACGGTCTCGATGCCCGACTCGATCGCCACCTTGGCGATATTGGCGGCCGGCTCGACGCCGAGGGTCTGCACGCCGGTTTTCTTGAAGTACTGAAGGACGGTCCCGTCGTTGCTGGCGATCTCGACCACCCGCGAATCTTTATTCAGGCTGAAACGCCGCTGGAAACTCTCGGCCAGGGAGGAGGCGTGCCGATGGACGAGATCGGAGGTTGCGGAAAAATAGATGTAGTCCGTGAACAGCTCGTCCGGCGACACCACATGACCAATCTGGACCAGACCGCACTGCTCGCAGAAGAAGACGTCAAGCGGGTGCGTCGGCTCTTTTCCAAGCTGCAACTGCCGTTCATTGAGAAAGCTGTTCGCCAGGGCCATGGTGCCGAGTTCGAGAAATTTGAAAATATCTTCCTTGCCGCAGAATCTGCATTTCACTGGTGTACCTCGCATCTTGAATAGTCATCTATCTGCCGCAAACAGGCATTTCTCATGTCGCCCTTGTCCCGATACTGCCGGGTCCAGTCAACGATGCTGTCGAGCGCTCTCTCCAGTCCCCACCGCGGCTGCCATCCCAGTTCCGACCTGGCCTTGGAGCAATCGAGCTTCAGGTAGTGGGCCTCGTGGGGATGCTCGCCCCGGTCGATCTCGTAGCGGGCACCCCCCTCCCACCGGTCGCAGAGCCGTTTAACGATCCACTCCACGGGACGGGCGTCGCTCTCGGCCGGACCGAAGTTCCATCCTTCCGCATACCGTGCACCGTCCTCGTACAACCGCCGGGCCAGGAGCAGATAGCCGGACAGGGGTTCCAGCACGTGCTGCCACGGGCGGACTGCGCGGGGGTTGCGGATCCGTACCGCCTCTCCGGCTAAAACGGCACGAAGCACATCGGGAATCAGCCGATCGGTGGCCCAGTCGCCACCGCCGATGACGTTGCCGGCCCGGGCGGTGGCAAGCGCGACTCCGTGCTTCCCATGGTCCCGCGGGTTGAAGTAGGAACTGCGGTAGGCGGCAGTCACCAGTTCGGAGCAGGCCTTGCTGTTGGAATAGGGGTCGTAGCCGCCGAACGGCTCGTTCTCCCGGTACCCCCAGACCCATTCCCGATTTTCGTACACCTTGTCGGTAGTGACATTGACAACGGCCCGCACCGACGGACAGCCGCGTACCGCCTCCAGCAGGTTCACCGTCCCCATGACGTTGACGGTATAGGTCTCCACCGGAATCTTGTACGAATCCCGCACCAGGGGCTGGGCCGCCATGTGGATGACGATCTCGGGAGCGGCCGTCGCCATCTCCGCCCTGAGCCGATCGATGTCCCGCACGTCGGCGATGACCGAGTGGCCCAGTTCCGCGACCCGGGCCAGGCCAAAGAGGCTCGGGTCGGTCGGCGACTCCAGGGCATACCCCGTCACCTCCGCCTCCATCGCGTGGAGCCAGATGGAGAGCCATGACCCCTTGAAGCCGGTGTGACCGGTGAGAAAGACCCGTTTACCTCTCCAGAAATCTGCGTTTACCATCCCGCCTCCCGCCAACCCGAGGATTCCGTCACCAGAGTTTCCAGGGGGCATTGCCCGTACTCCAGAGTTCCTCCAGATAATTCTTGTCCCTCAGGGTATCCATCGGCTGCCAGAAGCCGTCATGCTTGTAGGCAACCAGCTCCCCGTCACGGGCCAGCCCTTCAAGAGGTTCTTTCTCGAATACGGTGGAATCGCCCTCGATTCTTCCCAGCACCCCCGGCTCGAGGACGAAGAATCCGCCATTGATCCAGCTGCCGTCTCCCTTGGGTTTCTCCTGAAAACCGCGAACCGTGTTATCTCCGGAAAGATCGAGGGCACCGAATCTTCCCATGGGCTGCACCGACGTGACCGTTGCCTGCCTGCCGTGACGCGTGTGGGATTCAACGAGGGCGGCAACGTCGACATTGGCCACCCCGTCGCCATAGGTAAGCATGAACGTCTCGTTCCCGATGTAGGGAGCGACCCGCTTGACCCGACCACCGGTCATGGAGTCGGCACCCGTGTCCACCAGCGTCACCTTCCACGGCTCGGCGTACTGCTGGTGCACCTCCATGGCGTTGTTTTTCATGTCGAAGGTCACATCGCTCATATGGAGGAAGTAATTGGAGAAGTACTCCTTGATCATGTACCCCTTGAACCCGAGGCAGACGACAAAATCATTGTATCCGTAGTGGGAATAGATCTTCATGATATGCCAGAGGATCGGCTTTCCGCCGATCTCCACCATCGGCTTCGGCCGCACCACGGTCTCTTCGCTGAGCCGGGTTCCGAGCCCCCCTGCAAGGATCACTACCTTCATAGACGCTCCTTGTACCATTCATAGACCCCGGCAATCCCCTCTTCCAGCCCGATCCGGTGCTGCCAGCCAAGAGCGTGGAGCCGCGAAACGTCGGAGAGCTTGCGCGGGGTGCCGTCGGGTTTGGACGTATCGAAGGCGAGTTCGCCCCCGAAGCCGACCACCCTCTTCACCAGGAGCGCCAGGTCGCGGATGGCAATCTCCTCGCCGCTCCCTATGTTGACGATGTCGTTCCCCTCGTGGTGGCGCATCAGGAAGAGGGAGGCATCGGCCACGTCATCGACGTGGACGAACTCGCGGTACGGGCTTCCGGTCCCCCAGACGGTGACGGTCGGTGCGGCCGCGAGCTTCGCCTCGTGGAACTTGCGGATGAGGGCAGGCAGGACGTGGGAGTTCTGGAGATCGAAATTGTCGCCCGGCCCGTAGAGATTGGTCGGCATGGCGGAGATGAAGCGGGTCCCGTACTGGCGGTTGTATGACCGGCAGAGGGTGAGCCCGGCGATCTTGGCCACCGCATAGGGTTCGTTGGTCGGCTCCAGGGGACCGGTGAGGAGATACTCCTCCCGGATCGGCTGGGGGGCGAGCTTCGGGTAGATGCAGGTGCTCCCGAGGAAGAGGAGTTTCGTCACCCCCGTGCGCCAGGCGCTGTGAATGACGTTCGCCTCGATCATCAGGTTGTCGTAGATGAAGTCGGCCGGATAGGAATTGTTGGCGACGATCCCCCCCACCTTGGCCGCCGCCAGGAAGACGTACTCCGGCCGCTCCTGCTCGAAAAAGGAGGCGACGGCGGCCTGATCGCGCAGGTCGAGCTCGTCACTGGTGCGCCGGAGGAGGTTGCCGTACCCCTCGGCCGCCAGTTTCCTGACGATGGCCGACCCGACGAGTCCCCGGTGGCCGGCGACGTAAATGCGCGCGTTCTTATCCATTGGCCCGCTTCTCCCGCTCGGCCAGCGCCAGATCGGCGTCGGTCATCATCGCCACGAGTCTCTCGAAATCGGTCTTCGGCTGCCACCCGAGCCGCGCCTTGGCCTTGGAGGGATCGCCCAGGAGGAGGTCCACCTCGGCGGGACGGAAGTAGCGGGGGTCGATCTCGATAAGGACCTTACCGGTGTTGGCGTCGACCCCCTGTTCGTTTACGCCGCTCCCCCGCCACTCCAGCGGCATGCCGAGCCGCGCGAAGACCTTCTCGGCAAAGAGGCGCACCGAGTAGGTCTCACCGGTGGCGACCACGTAATCGTCCGGCTGGTCCTGCTGGAGCATGAGCCACATCGCCTCCACGTAGTCGCCGGCAAACCCCCAGTCGCGCTTGGCGTCCAGGTTGCCGAGATAGAGCCGCTCCTGGAGCCCCGCCTTGATCCGGCCGGCGGCGCGGGTGATCTTTCTCGTCACGAAGGTCTCGCCGCGGCGGGGGGACTCGTGGTTGAAGAGGATCCCGTTGCAGGCAAACATCCCGTAGCTCTCCCGGTAGTTGAGGGTGATGTAGAAGGCATAGGCCTTGGCGCAGGCGTAAGGGGAGCGGGGATAGAAGGGGGTGGTCTCTTTCTGGGGGGTCTCCACCACCTTGCCGTAGAGCTCGGAGGAAGAGGCCTGGTAGAACTTCGGCGAGATCCCCGCCTCCCTGATCCCCTCCAGAATCCGGACCGCCCCCATGGCGTCCACCTCGCCGGTGTACTCGGGGACGTCGAAGGAGACCCGCACGTGGCTCTGGGCCCCCAGGTTGTAGATCTCGTCGGGACGAATGTCGCGCAGCAGTTTGTTGATGGAGCTGGCATCGTTCAGGTCGCCGTAGTGAAGGAAGAGCCGCACCCCCGCCTCGTGGGGATCGCGGTAGAGGTGGTCGATCCGGTCGGTATTGAACGACGAGGAGCGGCGGATCATGCCGTGGACCTCGTACCCCTTGGCGAGGAGCAGTTCCGCCAGGTACGAGCCGTCCTGGCCGGTGATTCCGGTGATGAGCGCTTTTTTCATTACAATCCCTCCGTTGATAAAGTCATCGTAGCAATATCGGCACTGACGGCGCAGTGGATAGTTTCGGGGGGAGCTCCCCGTCGGACGAGTTCGTCGCGCAGCGGCCCGTGCCGCTTGAACGACGTGATGATGATACGGTGGTTTCCCGCCAGGAGCCCGTGGGGAATGGACAGCACCGGCTTGCCGAAAAACTCCCCCCCCTCACCCTCTGCATCCATGACCAGGGCAAGTTCGATCCCGGTTTCACGGAGCGAGAGGAAGGCGATCTCGGCCACCTCGTCCACCCCGCAGAAGGCAACCCGCTCCACCCCCTCTTCCTTCAGCCGGCGGAAGAGGAGGAGAAAATCCTGCCGGGCGACCCGGTACAACGTCGTGAACGAACTCAGGTGCTGGTAAGCGAGGCGGCTCTTTTCGGCGATCCCCTGGGGGGTCAGCAGATAGGCGTAGCGGTTGGCGGGAAACTCCTTGACCCGCACGTACCCCTTGGCCACCAGGTTTTTGAGGTACGAGTTGACGAGCCCCAGGGCAATACCGAGGCGGCGGGCCAGATCCCGCTGGGAGAGGGATTCCTCACCGGCGATCTCATTCAGCAGGAGAAACGAGCGGTAGGAGTCGGCTCCTTTGTCGTGGGCATCGTTCATATAATGAACAGTAAACAACTTTCGGCGAAATCGCAAGGGAAAGTTCGTCTTTACGGGGCCTTACCCCTCAGCGTCCGTCGATAGAACTGTTCGAGCAGCTCCCCCCGGCCTCGCCACGAATGCTCGCGCTCCGCCTTTTCCCGGACGCGGCTGGCGAGGGAGGCGCGCCGTGGCGGGTCGGCGGCCAGATCGGCAAGCCGCTCCGCCAGGTCCGCCGCATCGGCAAACCGGGCGTAGACGCCGGTATCGCCGAGAATCTCCCGGTTGATGGGGGTATCGAAGGCGACCGTCGGCAGCCCGCAGGCCATGTAGTTGAAGAGCTTGCCGTTGGCCTCGGTGAGGGAGATCTTGGGCGAGACCGCGATATCGCCCGCTGAAAGGTAGGCGGGAGCGGCGGCGTAGTCGATCCGCCCCGTGAAGGTGACCATGTCGCCCACGCCGAGCGCCCGGGCTTTCTCGCGGTACGACTCATCGGGAAATCCCATGACGAGGAAACGGAGCGCGGCTCCCTGCGACTTGAGGATGACGGCGGCGGAGAGGAGGACATCGATCCCCTGGTACCGGTTCAGCACCCCGAGGAAGACCACGAGGGGGATCGAGGGAGAGATGCCGAGCCTGCGGCGCACGTCGTCGCGGGGATAGGGGCGAAAGACCGCTGTGTCGACCCCGTCGATGAGGGCGGCAACCTTCTCTCCCGGCACCCCCCAGCGCCCCACGAGGTCGGTGCGTCCCGCGCCGGAGCTGGTGATGATGGCATCGGCGGTCCGGTTGATCCATCGTTCGAGAACGGCGAAAAAGCGGAAGAGAAGCGACCCCTCCCGGGCAAAGCCGTGATCGGCCAGCTCGCCGGTGAGACTCCCCTGGCAGTCGAACATGAGCGGCACGCGGAGAATCTTCTTGAGGAACGCGCCGATGAACGCCCCTTCATGGAGGTGGGCGTGGATCAGATGGGGGGAGAAGGCGCGCGCTGCCCGCAGGGCGGTGAAGAAGAGGAAGATGTCGAGATACGGCTTGTGCCAGGAGGGGCCGGCGGCGAGCCTGGAGTACCAGGGAACCCGGATCGTGCGTCGGACCGGGATTCCCGGCATGTCGCGCCCCAGGTGATAGGTGACGATCCGCACGTCGTGCCCCCGGGCGATGAGGGCCCGGGCCTCCTCATAGATCCGGACGTGGCACCCCCGGTCGGCAAAGAACGGGGTTGGCGCCAGCATGAGGATTTTCAGTCGCCGTTCAGCCAAGGTTGATCCGCTCGCGCACCGCGTAGATCGGCTTCGCCTGGGCTTCGTAGTAGGTGCGGGCGTTGAGCTCGCCCAGCAGCCCCAGGGCGATGAACTGGACTCCGCCGAAGAGGAGGAAAGCGGTGAGGATGAGGAGGGGGTTGCGGTTCATGCTCATCCCCTCGAAAAGCTTCATGTAGAGGGTGAGCCCGCCGGCCAGCATCCCGGCCAGCATCGTGTAGATTCCCCACTTGCCGAAGAGTTGGATCGGCTTGGTGGAATAGCTGAGGAGAAACTTGACCGTCATCAGGTCGAGCACCACGCGGGTGGTGCGGGAGATGCCATACTTGCTCGTGCCGTGGAGCCGCGGGTGGTGCCGGACCGGCAGCTCCGCCACCCGAGCCCCCACTTGGGAGGCGAGCGCCGGCACGAAGCGGTGCAGTTCGCCGTAGAGGTTCACCCCTTCCAACACCTCGCGGCGATAGGCCTTGAGAGTGCAGCCGTAGTCGTGGAGATGAACCCCGGTCAGCCGGGAGATGAGGCCGTTGGCCAGGATCGACGGAAGCCGCCGGTTGATGAAGGTGTCCTGGCGATCCTTGCGCCAGCCGGAGACCACGTCGTACCCCTCGTCGATCTTCGCCAGAAGCATCGGGATGTCTGCCGGATCATTCTGGAGGTCGCCGTCCATCGGGACGACCACCCTCCCCCGGGCGGCATCGAAACCGGCCGCCATGGCGGCGGTCTGACCGAAGTTGCGGCGGAAGCGGATCACCTTCACCCGCGGGTCGCGACCGGCAATCTCCCGCAGCAGAGGGAAGGAGCCGTCGCTGGAGCCGTCGTCCACGAGGATCAGCTCGTAGGCGAGGCTGGTTTCCGCCAGGGCTTCGGTCACCCGCTCGTGGAGCGGAACGATGTTCTCTTCTTCATTGTAGATCGGTACGACGATGCTCAGGTTCACGGATTCCCCTTCTTGTAGAGCTCGATCTGCCGCAGACGCTCCCGGAGCTCGGGAAGGCGGTCCCGCACCCCCGCCACGAGGGCGGGATACTCCGCCTCGCCGATCTCGG contains:
- a CDS encoding class I SAM-dependent methyltransferase, with product MKCRFCGKEDIFKFLELGTMALANSFLNERQLQLGKEPTHPLDVFFCEQCGLVQIGHVVSPDELFTDYIYFSATSDLVHRHASSLAESFQRRFSLNKDSRVVEIASNDGTVLQYFKKTGVQTLGVEPAANIAKVAIESGIETVNEFFNEATAQAVRERYGAADVILGRHVFAHVPEIHGFVKGLKTLLAEKGAVAIEAPYLIDFVENNEFDTVYHEHYSYLSVRAMSYLFNLYGMELFDVERVAIHGGSIIYFIGHRGAHPVSANVAELVAAEQAKGLGSKETYREFALRTAAIKHDLMKLLTELKESGKRIAAYGAPAKGNTLLNYCGITTDLVEYTVDKSPYKQNLYTPGTHLPVLHPDRLVQDMPDYVLLLAWNFADEILQQQQVYRDRGGKFILPIPAVRIIE
- the rfbG gene encoding CDP-glucose 4,6-dehydratase; this translates as MVNADFWRGKRVFLTGHTGFKGSWLSIWLHAMEAEVTGYALESPTDPSLFGLARVAELGHSVIADVRDIDRLRAEMATAAPEIVIHMAAQPLVRDSYKIPVETYTVNVMGTVNLLEAVRGCPSVRAVVNVTTDKVYENREWVWGYRENEPFGGYDPYSNSKACSELVTAAYRSSYFNPRDHGKHGVALATARAGNVIGGGDWATDRLIPDVLRAVLAGEAVRIRNPRAVRPWQHVLEPLSGYLLLARRLYEDGARYAEGWNFGPAESDARPVEWIVKRLCDRWEGGARYEIDRGEHPHEAHYLKLDCSKARSELGWQPRWGLERALDSIVDWTRQYRDKGDMRNACLRQIDDYSRCEVHQ
- the fcl gene encoding GDP-L-fucose synthase translates to MDKNARIYVAGHRGLVGSAIVRKLAAEGYGNLLRRTSDELDLRDQAAVASFFEQERPEYVFLAAAKVGGIVANNSYPADFIYDNLMIEANVIHSAWRTGVTKLLFLGSTCIYPKLAPQPIREEYLLTGPLEPTNEPYAVAKIAGLTLCRSYNRQYGTRFISAMPTNLYGPGDNFDLQNSHVLPALIRKFHEAKLAAAPTVTVWGTGSPYREFVHVDDVADASLFLMRHHEGNDIVNIGSGEEIAIRDLALLVKRVVGFGGELAFDTSKPDGTPRKLSDVSRLHALGWQHRIGLEEGIAGVYEWYKERL
- the rfbF gene encoding glucose-1-phosphate cytidylyltransferase, with translation MKVVILAGGLGTRLSEETVVRPKPMVEIGGKPILWHIMKIYSHYGYNDFVVCLGFKGYMIKEYFSNYFLHMSDVTFDMKNNAMEVHQQYAEPWKVTLVDTGADSMTGGRVKRVAPYIGNETFMLTYGDGVANVDVAALVESHTRHGRQATVTSVQPMGRFGALDLSGDNTVRGFQEKPKGDGSWINGGFFVLEPGVLGRIEGDSTVFEKEPLEGLARDGELVAYKHDGFWQPMDTLRDKNYLEELWSTGNAPWKLW
- a CDS encoding glycosyltransferase family 2 protein gives rise to the protein MNLSIVVPIYNEEENIVPLHERVTEALAETSLAYELILVDDGSSDGSFPLLREIAGRDPRVKVIRFRRNFGQTAAMAAGFDAARGRVVVPMDGDLQNDPADIPMLLAKIDEGYDVVSGWRKDRQDTFINRRLPSILANGLISRLTGVHLHDYGCTLKAYRREVLEGVNLYGELHRFVPALASQVGARVAELPVRHHPRLHGTSKYGISRTTRVVLDLMTVKFLLSYSTKPIQLFGKWGIYTMLAGMLAGGLTLYMKLFEGMSMNRNPLLILTAFLLFGGVQFIALGLLGELNARTYYEAQAKPIYAVRERINLG
- the gmd gene encoding GDP-mannose 4,6-dehydratase; translated protein: MKKALITGITGQDGSYLAELLLAKGYEVHGMIRRSSSFNTDRIDHLYRDPHEAGVRLFLHYGDLNDASSINKLLRDIRPDEIYNLGAQSHVRVSFDVPEYTGEVDAMGAVRILEGIREAGISPKFYQASSSELYGKVVETPQKETTPFYPRSPYACAKAYAFYITLNYRESYGMFACNGILFNHESPRRGETFVTRKITRAAGRIKAGLQERLYLGNLDAKRDWGFAGDYVEAMWLMLQQDQPDDYVVATGETYSVRLFAEKVFARLGMPLEWRGSGVNEQGVDANTGKVLIEIDPRYFRPAEVDLLLGDPSKAKARLGWQPKTDFERLVAMMTDADLALAEREKRANG
- a CDS encoding winged helix-turn-helix transcriptional regulator, which gives rise to MNDAHDKGADSYRSFLLLNEIAGEESLSQRDLARRLGIALGLVNSYLKNLVAKGYVRVKEFPANRYAYLLTPQGIAEKSRLAYQHLSSFTTLYRVARQDFLLLFRRLKEEGVERVAFCGVDEVAEIAFLSLRETGIELALVMDAEGEGGEFFGKPVLSIPHGLLAGNHRIIITSFKRHGPLRDELVRRGAPPETIHCAVSADIATMTLSTEGL
- a CDS encoding glycosyltransferase family 4 protein yields the protein MAERRLKILMLAPTPFFADRGCHVRIYEEARALIARGHDVRIVTYHLGRDMPGIPVRRTIRVPWYSRLAAGPSWHKPYLDIFLFFTALRAARAFSPHLIHAHLHEGAFIGAFLKKILRVPLMFDCQGSLTGELADHGFAREGSLLFRFFAVLERWINRTADAIITSSGAGRTDLVGRWGVPGEKVAALIDGVDTAVFRPYPRDDVRRRLGISPSIPLVVFLGVLNRYQGIDVLLSAAVILKSQGAALRFLVMGFPDESYREKARALGVGDMVTFTGRIDYAAAPAYLSAGDIAVSPKISLTEANGKLFNYMACGLPTVAFDTPINREILGDTGVYARFADAADLAERLADLAADPPRRASLASRVREKAEREHSWRGRGELLEQFYRRTLRGKAP